From Micromonospora sp. NBC_01699, a single genomic window includes:
- the eccB gene encoding type VII secretion protein EccB, with the protein MQSRRDQVQAQSYVLGRLTSALVAAEPEAAENPHRRLLIGTVAGTLIAALVVAGFAVYGFLRPGGATGWRKPGTVVVEKETGSRYVLVDGRLRPVLNYSSALLLFGKKPAVTSVSAASLRSVPRGQSVGIVGAPDALPGPTALSGVSWTVCAAAGRDAAGTLATATTLAVNRNPAGPALGPDRGVVARAPGGETYLVWRGRRFMLTQTWLTRVFGYDGAPAPVEPGWLDQLPAGSDIGPLAVPGRGGPGPVIDGAQTRIGQLFVARIAGTAERHYLLQRDGLSRLTPTGVAVVSSDPDTARAYGARPVVPTELTAAALAGLPGSKEAVLPGDLPETPPAVAPAGTGRVWCVRHGDAGGAVTLTAEAPLPPGSVTVGDGVGVTRTARSAAAVAVAAGVGGLVRLGRPGQAPGTSYFVVTDAGIKYPLPDPSVAAALGYPTSVAATVSPALLELLPTGPLLDPQRARG; encoded by the coding sequence ATGCAGTCGCGTCGGGACCAGGTGCAGGCCCAGTCGTACGTGTTGGGCCGGTTGACCTCCGCGCTGGTGGCGGCGGAGCCGGAGGCGGCGGAGAACCCGCACCGCCGGCTCCTGATCGGCACCGTCGCCGGGACGCTGATCGCCGCGCTGGTGGTCGCCGGGTTCGCCGTCTACGGCTTCCTGCGGCCGGGCGGCGCCACCGGCTGGCGCAAGCCGGGCACGGTAGTGGTCGAGAAGGAAACCGGCAGCCGGTACGTGCTGGTCGACGGCCGGCTGCGCCCGGTGCTCAACTACAGCTCCGCCCTGCTCCTGTTCGGCAAGAAACCGGCGGTCACCAGCGTCTCCGCCGCGTCGTTGCGGTCGGTGCCGCGCGGCCAGTCGGTCGGCATCGTCGGCGCACCCGACGCGCTGCCCGGCCCGACCGCCCTGTCCGGGGTGAGCTGGACGGTCTGCGCGGCGGCCGGTCGGGACGCCGCCGGCACCCTGGCCACGGCCACCACCCTGGCCGTGAACCGGAACCCGGCCGGCCCGGCGCTCGGCCCCGACCGGGGCGTGGTCGCCCGCGCACCCGGCGGGGAGACCTATCTGGTGTGGCGGGGCCGCCGGTTCATGCTGACCCAGACCTGGCTGACCCGGGTGTTCGGCTACGACGGCGCGCCGGCACCGGTCGAGCCGGGCTGGCTGGACCAGTTGCCGGCGGGTTCGGACATCGGACCGCTGGCGGTGCCCGGCCGGGGCGGGCCGGGCCCGGTGATCGACGGCGCGCAGACGCGGATCGGCCAGCTCTTCGTGGCCCGGATCGCCGGTACGGCCGAACGGCACTACCTGCTCCAGCGGGACGGGTTGAGCCGGCTCACCCCGACCGGGGTCGCGGTGGTGTCCAGTGACCCGGACACCGCGCGGGCGTACGGGGCGCGGCCGGTCGTACCGACCGAGCTGACCGCCGCGGCGCTGGCCGGGCTGCCCGGGTCGAAGGAGGCGGTGCTTCCGGGGGACCTGCCGGAGACACCACCCGCGGTGGCGCCCGCCGGCACCGGTCGGGTGTGGTGCGTACGCCACGGCGACGCGGGCGGGGCGGTCACCCTGACCGCCGAAGCACCGCTGCCGCCCGGCTCGGTCACCGTCGGGGACGGCGTCGGGGTGACCCGTACCGCCCGCAGCGCCGCGGCGGTCGCCGTCGCGGCCGGCGTCGGTGGCCTGGTCCGGCTCGGCCGGCCCGGCCAGGCACCGGGTACGAGCTACTTCGTGGTCACCGACGCGGGGATCAAGTACCCGCTGCCCGATCCCTCGGTGGCGGCGGCACTGGGTTACCCCACCTCGGTCGCGGCGACGGTGTCGCCGGCACTGCTGGAGCTGCTGCCGACCGGGCCGCTGCTCGACCCCCAGCGGGCGCGGGGGTGA
- the eccD gene encoding type VII secretion integral membrane protein EccD translates to MTIVASGEMCRLVVCGPDRQVEVAVPAQVLVADLMPALLHHLGENLADTGLLHGGWVLQRLGSPPFDEDGTVASLGLRDGEVVHLRPRSEQIPPVDFDDLIDGIATGVRSRAGRWRPEMIRWAALGLLAVLFGVGLATLVLPGPPTPRALTAAGLALACLVTAFAVTRAGGDRVFGLICAFAAIGYAGLAGALVPDLDAGSIGIRVAGPELFAGVVAALAAASIGLALVGWAGPLFAGILTTGLFGAGGAALAAFVPLADDRAAAVVAVAATVAGTAAPMLAFRLAGLRLAPLPTEPEHLQEEIDPEPSEPLLARTAAADRYMTGLYAGLAIVVGTALVLVGSAGGWAPATLVLLVALVRVLAARPMNSGWHRLAMAAPAVTGLVAVTLAAAVDAQPWPRLLAPVALVPLGTVLLMVVARIMPGRRMMPYWGRMGDLAQTLATVAMFPVLLAVLDVYGYARSLGG, encoded by the coding sequence GTGACCATCGTCGCCAGTGGAGAGATGTGCCGGTTGGTGGTGTGTGGACCGGACCGGCAGGTCGAGGTTGCCGTACCGGCCCAGGTGCTGGTCGCCGACCTGATGCCGGCGCTGCTGCACCACCTCGGCGAGAACCTGGCCGACACCGGCCTGCTGCACGGCGGCTGGGTGTTGCAGCGGCTCGGGTCGCCGCCGTTCGACGAGGACGGCACCGTCGCCTCGCTCGGCCTGCGCGACGGTGAGGTGGTCCACCTCCGGCCGCGCTCGGAGCAGATCCCGCCGGTCGACTTCGACGACCTGATCGACGGCATCGCCACCGGGGTCCGGTCCCGCGCCGGCCGGTGGCGCCCGGAGATGATCCGCTGGGCCGCGCTCGGCCTGCTCGCCGTGCTGTTCGGGGTCGGCCTCGCGACGCTGGTTCTGCCCGGTCCGCCGACACCCCGGGCGCTGACCGCCGCCGGTCTCGCGCTGGCCTGCCTGGTGACCGCGTTCGCGGTCACCAGGGCCGGCGGGGACCGGGTGTTCGGGCTGATCTGCGCGTTCGCCGCGATCGGGTACGCCGGGCTGGCCGGCGCCCTGGTGCCGGACCTCGACGCCGGCAGCATCGGGATCCGGGTCGCCGGTCCGGAACTGTTCGCCGGTGTGGTGGCGGCACTCGCGGCGGCCAGCATCGGCCTGGCCCTGGTCGGCTGGGCCGGTCCGCTCTTCGCCGGGATCCTGACCACCGGCCTGTTCGGCGCCGGTGGGGCCGCGCTGGCCGCGTTCGTACCGCTGGCCGACGATCGGGCCGCGGCGGTGGTCGCGGTCGCGGCGACCGTGGCCGGTACGGCGGCGCCGATGCTCGCGTTCCGCCTCGCCGGGCTGCGCCTGGCCCCGTTGCCGACCGAGCCGGAGCACCTCCAGGAGGAGATCGACCCGGAGCCGAGCGAACCGCTGCTCGCCCGCACCGCCGCCGCCGACCGCTACATGACCGGGCTGTACGCCGGACTGGCGATCGTCGTCGGGACCGCCCTGGTGCTGGTCGGCTCGGCGGGCGGCTGGGCACCGGCCACCCTGGTCCTGCTCGTCGCGCTGGTCCGGGTGCTGGCCGCCCGGCCGATGAACAGCGGCTGGCACCGGCTGGCGATGGCCGCCCCGGCGGTGACCGGACTGGTCGCGGTGACCCTGGCGGCGGCGGTCGACGCGCAGCCGTGGCCCCGGCTGCTGGCGCCGGTCGCGCTGGTGCCGCTGGGGACCGTACTGCTGATGGTGGTGGCCCGGATCATGCCGGGGCGGCGGATGATGCCGTACTGGGGTCGGATGGGTGACCTGGCCCAGACCCTGGCCACGGTGGCGATGTTCCCCGTCCTGCTGGCGGTGCTGGACGTCTACGGCTACGCCCGGTCGCTGGGGGGCTGA